The following DNA comes from Lujinxingia vulgaris.
CCTGGCCCACGCGCTCCGCCTCGACCACGTAGGTGCCCGGGGGGACATCTTCAAAGATGTGGGATTCGGTGAGGGTGGCTTCAAAATCATCGGGTCCGGTGACGCTGACCTGCGGGGTAAGATCGTCAGGAAGTCCGGCGATGGCGACCTCCAGGGAGGCGGCCGGGTCGGCGTCGCCGCAGATGAGGATGACGTTGATCTCGGCGCTGACCCCGGCGGCGACATCGGCCAGGGTGAGGGTGCCGCTGCGAACTTCGTCGAGCTCGCGGCAGGAGGCCGTCAGCGAGACGGAGGCCTGGGCGTCGGCATCGAGCGCGAGCGATTCGGTATCCAGCGAAAGCCAGCTCTGGGTGGCCTCCACGCTAAGATCGACGGCCACATCGCCGACGTTGACCACGGTGAAGCTGGCGGTGGCATCGCTGTTGAGCGCCGCGCTCAGCTCAAGGTTGGAGGGAAGGGCGATGCGGGCTGTGGGGCCCGGGTCGACGTCTTCTCCGGCGTCGTCGACGATGCCCGCGTCGGGGTCGGTGGGGTCGTCACCGGGCTCGGTGCCGCAGGCGGCCAACAGGATCAGGAGCGCCCAGAGGGCGTGGCGTTTTTTCAGTGTCATTATGTTCTCGTACGTCAGAGGTCGAGGAAAACGAACGTTTAAGTCAGGTGTGAAATGACGTGGGTTATCCACGGTGGAGAGGCGCCGGGGCGCTCACTCCCATACGAAGTTGTCGATGGTGGTCTGGGCGCCGAGGTTGCGGATCTCCACCTGGGCCTCACCGGTAATGCCGAGGTTGTCGGCCTCCAGGGTGTAGACGGTGTCGTCGACGCCGCTGCCGGAGCCGAAGCTCGGGGTGGTGGCCACGACCTGGCCGTTGACGCGCACCTCGATGGTGCGGCTGGAGCCGCCCTCGTAGGCTTTGCGGTACTCAAAAGCGATGCGATCCACGCCGTGAGGCAGCGTCACGGTGATGCGGCCGGTGCCGGAGCGCAGCAGCACCCCGTCACCCTCGATGGTGTCGTTGTAGACAGCACGCTGAGCATCGGTGATCTCAAAGGCGAGTCCGCCGCGGCCGATATGGGTGGTCGAGCCGTAGGCGTGAGGGAGGAGCCCGAGGATCGGTGCGCTGAAGAACTCTCTGTTCTCGCTCAGGGCAGTGCCGGGCTCCCAGGCTCCCGGGGTGCAGCTTCCGTTGCTCGGATCATCGGGGCGGCGAGCGCCGCGCTGGTCGAAGTAGGGATCACAGATGGCGGGGATGATGCGCCGGTAGGCTTCGCTGTCGGTGCCCAGGGCGATGGTGCGGGTGAACCCGCCGTTATCCGAGAGCGGCCCCAGGCTCAGGACGCTCTCGTCGGTGATGCGGTGGTCACCGGTGCCGAAATCGACCGTCTGATAGGTCCCCTGCAGCACGCTGCGACCCAGTGTGGCGTATTTGGAGGTGGATGCGAAGGACTCGGTATCGAGGCCGGTGGGGGTGTTTTCGGCCACCAGACTATTGCTAATCTGAGCGGTCGCCTCGATGTTTTTGTAGATTGCGCCGCCTTTGAGGCCAGCAGTGTTATACGCAAGAGTCGCGTACTCCAGATCAAGCTCGTAGGGGAAAACGCCGGTGGGGTTGGCATGGTAGAGGGCCCCGCCGTCGCGGTCAGCTTCGTTGTGGGCAAAGGTCGTGTGGGCGAAGCGTGCCCAACCAATAATGTAGCCCGCGCCGCCGTTGTTGGCGCTGTTGTTATCAAAGAGCGAGCGCACCGTGGTGATGCGGTGGTCTAAGTCGTAGCGGGAGTTCATGCGAAAGGCGCCGCCGACGCCGTCCGCGGTGTTGTCTTTGAAGAGCGTGTCGTAAAACGTGCTGGAGACGAAGTTCTGGAAGATCGCTCCGCCGTCGTCGTCGGCGCTGTTGCCGATGAAGCGCACGAAGTCACCGCGCAACGCGCCGCCGGAGTGGTAGATCGCGCCGCCAAAACGCGTGGCGTGGTTCTCCAGGAAGTCCACTCGCGCCAGCGAGAGCTCGCCGCGGTTCTCAATCGAGCCGCCGTCTTGAGCCTGGCCGTCGCGCAGAGTGAGGTGTTCGATGCGTACGGTGTTTCCGCTTAAGATGTTGAAATGTTTGGTGTTTCCGCTGGAGCGGATGATCAGGTCGCCGGGTTGGCCGGGGCCTCGGATCGTCAGGTCATGGCGGACTTCGATGGGGTTGCCGCTCAAGAGCACCTCGGTGACGCCGGGGGCGAAGGTGATGACCGAGCCGGGGTTGACCGTGAGCGCGGCCTGACGCAGGGAGCCCGGCCCGGTGTTGTCGCCGTTGGTCACCACTGCGGGTGAGCCCACGCTGAGGGTGTGGTCAACCTCGGCGTCGGCGTTGACGGTGATGGCCGGGTTGGTGCTGTTGAGCGTCAGGGGGTTGCCGTAGGCGTCGGTGGGGGTCTGGGCGAGCTCTACGGTGTAGGTGCCCGGGCTGACGGTGAAGGTGCGTGAGGCGGAGCCGGTGATCGAGAACTCCTCGATGAACTGGCCCTGGCGGCGCAGCACAAAGAGCAGGGTGGCGCCGGCCGGCGCGCTGATGTCGATGTTGAGGGTCCCGGTGACGCTGGAGTAGGTGGTCTGCGCAAGCCGGGTAGGGCCGTCGCTGGTGACCCTGAGGTCGACCTGGCTCGGGACCGCGCGCAGGTAAGGGGAGCCGACGATGTCTTCAAAAACCACGCTGTAATCGCCGGGGTTGAGATCGGTGAGGGTGGTGTTCGCGGAGACGTTCTGGTTGAAGCCCGGGCCGCTGACCTGGGCCACAAAGCTGCTGCCGGAGGGGACGCCCAGGGCCTCAATCTGCAACTCGCCGGTAATCAGCGTGTAGGTCAGCGTGGTGCGGGCGACTTCGTTGCTGCGCACGGTGACCGTCTGGGCGTCGCCCTCAAAGCGCTCCGGGTCGTTTACGATGTCGTTGGCGACCAGGGTGTACTCACCCGGAGCCAGCGCGCTCAGCGTGGTGGGCTCTTCGAGGGTGGTGGAGAAGCCGTCGGGGCCTTCGATGTCGATGGAGGGGGCGGCGCCGAGCAGCCCCTCGACGCGCACCTCCAGGGAGCCGCGGCCGGCGGCGTAGGCCAGGGTGGCCTCGGTGGTCTGGCGGCTGGTGATGGTCAGCGAGAGCGGGGCGGCGCTGTAGGTGGTGTTGCCCTCGATGTGGTCGTCGCCGACCAGGGTGTAGGCGCCGGGTTTGAGGTTGTTGAGGGTGGAGTTGGCGTCGACCTCGGTGGTCTGGCCCTGAGTGTCGGTGAGCGTGAGGGTGGGGCTGGCGCCGGCGGGAAGCCCGCTGGTGGCGATGGTGAGAGAGCCCGGGGCGGTCTCATAGCTCACGGAGACGACCTGCTCTCGGCCCGGTAAAACCTCGACCTGCTGGCGTTCTTCGACCGGAGCAAAGATCGGATCTTGGCCGACCTCCTCGGCGCGCACGATGTAGCTTCCGGGGGTCAGGGACTCGAAGCTAAAGGCCGCGTCCAGGGTCTGTGCGAAGCCGCCGGGGCCGCTGACGGTGATGTCGGGCGGGAGTCCGGCGGGCAGTCCGTCGACGGTGATGGTCAGGCGGGCGGGGGCGTCGGCGTCGCCGCAGGTCAGGGTGAGCGCCAGGGTGCGACCGGCGGCGCGCGGATCGTTGCTGCTGATCTGGATGTCGTCGGTGCGCACCTCGTCGCGGTCGCGGCATTGGCCGCTGAGCGTGAGGGTGGCTTCGGCCTGGGGTTCCAGGTTCAGCTCGGTCTGCGAGAGGGTGACCCAGTCGCGCGGGCTGTTCAGCGTCAGCTCCAGCGCGGCGTCGCCGATGTTCTGCACCACAAAGGTCGTCGATGCCTGTGCGCCAACTTCCGCGCTCAACTGCAGGCTATCGGGCATCACCAGGCGCGGCTGCGGGCCGGTGGGCACATCGGTGTCGGGCTCTCCCGCGTCGGGGAGGGTGGTGCCCGTGTCCGGAGCGTCGACGGGGTCGGAGCCGCAGGCCGCAGTGCCGACAACGAGCGCCAGGAGCGCGGTCAGACAGAGGGATTTGTACATCGTATGCTCTCAAGAGTTCGGGGCGAGAAGGTACCCCTGGATTGAAAAAATCATCTCAGCGCAAAAGACGTGATCTTACGGGTGGCGCGCCGAGAACGCAGGTCGGGCGCGGACAAGATATCCCCCGACGCTTCAAGGCGTTGCGCGGTCGGGTCGTCGTGCGAAGAGCTCGGTTATCATTTAAGGCAGGGGCACTTCAAGTCGGTGCTTTCGCCCGGGGGCGGGAGCGCGGAAGGCTTGCCCCGGGTCAGACGTTGATGGGATACGCGCCCATGCAGCCGGTGTCACTCCCTCGAAGGTGGGGCCGGGCTTGCGTTCAACCTCTGACCTTGAGAGCGGCTTATGGCTTCTGTGACCTTCGATGATCGATTTATGCGCGAGCTTCCCGGCGATGCGCTCAGCGAGCGGCGCCCGCGCCAGGTGCGGGCGTGTTACTCGCCGGTGGAGCCCACCGAAGTTGCCGCTCCCGAGGTTGTGGCGGTTTGGCCGGAGGTCGCCGAGCTGGTGGGGTTTGATGAGGACTTTGTGCAGTCGGAGCGCTTTGCGCAGGTGATGGCGGGTAACGCCCTGCTCGATGGGATGCGACCTTATGCCGCATGCTACGGGGGGCATCAGTTCGGCAACTGGGCCGGGCAGCTGGGCGACGGGCGAGCGATCACGCTGGGGGAGGCGCTGCACCCGGAGACGGGGGCGCGCCATGAGCTGCAGCTTAAGGGGGCGGGGATGACGCCTTACTCGCGCATGGCTGATGGGAGGGCGGTGCTGCGCTCGTCGATTCGCGAGTTTTTATGCAGTGAGGCGATGTTTCATCTGGGCGTGCCGACGACGCGCGCGCTGAGCCTTGTGCTGACGGGTGAGCAGGTGATGCGCGATAAACTCTACGACGGTCGGCCGGCCCCGGAGCCCGGGGCGGTGGTGTGCCGGGTGGCCCCGAGTTTTTTGCGTTTTGGGAGCTATGAGATTCACGCGGCCCGCAAGGATCTGGATATCTTGCGGGGGTTGGTGGAGCACACGATCCGCCACTATTTTCCGCATCTTCTGGGCGAGGATGTGGCGAGTGGTTCAAGCGCGGCTGCGAGCGACGTGCCGGTCAGTGATGCGCATATTGTCGCGTGGGTTCGGGAGGTTGCCGAGCGCACCGCCTCGATGGTGGTGGGCTGGATGCGCGTGGGTTTTGTGCACGGGGTGATGAACACCGACAACATGTCGATCCTGGGCCTGACGATCGACTACGGCCCCTACGGCTGGCTCGATAACTTTGATCCGGGCTTTACGCCCAACACCACCGACCGGGGGCAGCGTCGCTACCGCTACGGCTACCAGCCCGACGTGGCGTACTGGAACCTTTATAAGCTCACCAACGCGGTGGCCGCGTTGGTTGAGGATGCGACGCCTCTGCAGGAGGCGCTCGATCATTTCCCCGCCGTCTACAGCGAGCTGCAGCTCGATATGATGGCTGAGAAGCTGGGGCTGGCGAGCCTTGAGGGCTCTCGCGATGAGGCGCTGGTCGAGGGGTTGATGGCGATGCTCGCGCGGGTGGAGACCGATTATATCCTCTTTTATCGCGGACTTGCCGAGGTGCGTTGCGAGGGGGTTGAGGCTGATGCGGTGGACGCGGAGGTGTTGCGGGCGCCCTTGATGGAGGCCTATTACTCGCCGGATTCCCATAACGATGAGGACTGGGAGGCAATCG
Coding sequences within:
- a CDS encoding choice-of-anchor Q domain-containing protein, with amino-acid sequence MYKSLCLTALLALVVGTAACGSDPVDAPDTGTTLPDAGEPDTDVPTGPQPRLVMPDSLQLSAEVGAQASTTFVVQNIGDAALELTLNSPRDWVTLSQTELNLEPQAEATLTLSGQCRDRDEVRTDDIQISSNDPRAAGRTLALTLTCGDADAPARLTITVDGLPAGLPPDITVSGPGGFAQTLDAAFSFESLTPGSYIVRAEEVGQDPIFAPVEERQQVEVLPGREQVVSVSYETAPGSLTIATSGLPAGASPTLTLTDTQGQTTEVDANSTLNNLKPGAYTLVGDDHIEGNTTYSAAPLSLTITSRQTTEATLAYAAGRGSLEVRVEGLLGAAPSIDIEGPDGFSTTLEEPTTLSALAPGEYTLVANDIVNDPERFEGDAQTVTVRSNEVARTTLTYTLITGELQIEALGVPSGSSFVAQVSGPGFNQNVSANTTLTDLNPGDYSVVFEDIVGSPYLRAVPSQVDLRVTSDGPTRLAQTTYSSVTGTLNIDISAPAGATLLFVLRRQGQFIEEFSITGSASRTFTVSPGTYTVELAQTPTDAYGNPLTLNSTNPAITVNADAEVDHTLSVGSPAVVTNGDNTGPGSLRQAALTVNPGSVITFAPGVTEVLLSGNPIEVRHDLTIRGPGQPGDLIIRSSGNTKHFNILSGNTVRIEHLTLRDGQAQDGGSIENRGELSLARVDFLENHATRFGGAIYHSGGALRGDFVRFIGNSADDDGGAIFQNFVSSTFYDTLFKDNTADGVGGAFRMNSRYDLDHRITTVRSLFDNNSANNGGAGYIIGWARFAHTTFAHNEADRDGGALYHANPTGVFPYELDLEYATLAYNTAGLKGGAIYKNIEATAQISNSLVAENTPTGLDTESFASTSKYATLGRSVLQGTYQTVDFGTGDHRITDESVLSLGPLSDNGGFTRTIALGTDSEAYRRIIPAICDPYFDQRGARRPDDPSNGSCTPGAWEPGTALSENREFFSAPILGLLPHAYGSTTHIGRGGLAFEITDAQRAVYNDTIEGDGVLLRSGTGRITVTLPHGVDRIAFEYRKAYEGGSSRTIEVRVNGQVVATTPSFGSGSGVDDTVYTLEADNLGITGEAQVEIRNLGAQTTIDNFVWE
- a CDS encoding protein adenylyltransferase SelO; amino-acid sequence: MASVTFDDRFMRELPGDALSERRPRQVRACYSPVEPTEVAAPEVVAVWPEVAELVGFDEDFVQSERFAQVMAGNALLDGMRPYAACYGGHQFGNWAGQLGDGRAITLGEALHPETGARHELQLKGAGMTPYSRMADGRAVLRSSIREFLCSEAMFHLGVPTTRALSLVLTGEQVMRDKLYDGRPAPEPGAVVCRVAPSFLRFGSYEIHAARKDLDILRGLVEHTIRHYFPHLLGEDVASGSSAAASDVPVSDAHIVAWVREVAERTASMVVGWMRVGFVHGVMNTDNMSILGLTIDYGPYGWLDNFDPGFTPNTTDRGQRRYRYGYQPDVAYWNLYKLTNAVAALVEDATPLQEALDHFPAVYSELQLDMMAEKLGLASLEGSRDEALVEGLMAMLARVETDYILFYRGLAEVRCEGVEADAVDAEVLRAPLMEAYYSPDSHNDEDWEAIDAWLRAYVARVQKDGTRDEARREAMNAVNPIYVLRNYLAQEAIDQAEAGDFSGVYSLMEVLRAPYEERSEWGRFAKKRPDWARDKFGCSMLSCSS